In Methanolacinia paynteri, the DNA window ATCGGCAAAGACCTCTCTCGGGTGGACAGGGCTGTGGTTGAGAAGTCCTACCGTAACAATCCTCTGCTCTATAAGTTCTCCAGCCCCGTTGAGGGTCATACATATGAAATATTCCTGCTTCTTGGACCTGAGATGGTCTACAAGGGGCAGTACATCCCCGGGCTTTTCAATCTTATAACTGCTCTTCCCCGAGTATCTTCTTGCAAGTTCGAATGCGGCGACCATCTGTGAGGCTTTTGTCGTCCCAATTCCGTTTATTGCAAGAAATTCATTATAAGAGGGTCTTCCTCTTTTCTCTTTAAGCAGTTTCTCGATATCTGCCGATATTGCATTTACGTCGCGGCCGGTGACACCACGGCCGATAATTGCAGCAATAAGTTCGTTGTCTGAAAGATTCTCAACACCAAGCCGGGCAATTTTTTCCCGCGGCCTGTCGGTATCCCTGATCTCTTTTATTGATTTCATCGATCCCCCATAACCGTTATAATTCAGATATATTACCGAAAGGTCATTAATGAAATGGTTTTTTGAAATTTTTCCTGATTTTTTCGTTGATTGACGATGGTCAGTTCGACCGACAGTATTTTATTATTTTACACTATTAATTATGTAGAATATCCAGGAGGTATGATACCATAACCAGTCAGGAAAAAACAAACCTCAGGCGAGGATATATTCCGGAGGACGAATACCGGGAATTGTCAAATATGGGCGACTACAAAGCCGCCTATGAGAGGTTTTTAAAAGACCCGGAAAAATTCTGGTCGGAAATAGCATCCGAACTCGAATGGTTCAATGAATGGGATAATGTTCTTGAATGGAACCACCCGAATGCTAAATGGTTCACAGGAGCAAAATGCAATATCACGCACAACTGCCTTGACAGGCACCTGAGTACAGAGAAAAGAAACAAGGTGGCCCTCATCTGGAGAGGTGACGATGGCAGCGAGAGGATCATCACTTATCGCCAGTTGTTCAGGGAGGTCTGCAGGTTTGCAAACGGACTGAAAAGCCTTGGCGCCCGTAAAGGCGACAGGATCTGTATATATATGCCGAATACACCCGAACAGGTCATAGCCATACTTGCATGCGCAAGAATAGGTGCGGTTCACAACGTTGTATTTGCCGGGTTCGGAATGGAGTCGCTGCATTCAAGGATCAGGGATTCGGAATCGAGATTTGTCATCACATCAGATGCCAGTTTCAGGAGAGGAAAAAGAATCGATCTCAAATCGATAGTTGACAGGGCGATAGTCCATACCTCTGTGGAAAAGGTCATCGTTCACAGAAGAACAAGGCCGCGGACCGAACTTTATTCGGAGATAGAGATCGACTTCTACGACCTTATGAAGGAGAGGAATTACTTCATCGAACCCGAAGTAATGGATTCAGAAGACCCTCTGTTCATACTCTATACGAGCGGAACAACAGGCACTGCAAAGGGTATCCTTCATACATGCGGCGGTTACATGGTCGGGACGTATTACACGTGCAAATATGTCCTCGATATGAAACCCAGCGATGTCCACTGGTGTACTGCCGACCCGGGATGGATTACAGGGCACAGCTACATCATATACGGGCCCCTGCTTTTCGGAACAACACTGCTGATCAGCGAGACAACCCCGGACTATCCGGACCCGGGAGTATGGTGGGACATGGTGGAGGATTTCGGCGTCACGATCCTCTATACGGCACCGACTGCAATCAGGATGTTCATGAGGCACGGTGAGAAATGGCCTGAGAAATACAATCTCGATTCCCTGAGAATACTCGCATCCGTCGGAGAACCGTTAAATCCCGAGGCCTTCGAGTGGTATTACAGGGTTATCGGGAAGAGCAGGACGCCGATCGTCGATACATGGTGGCAGACTGAGACCGGAATGCACATGGTTACGACACTCGTCGGCGAGGAGATGAAACCGGGGTACGTGGGAAGGCCGATCCCGGGTGTTGTTGCCGATGTCGTTGACAAAGAAGGGAATTCAAAGAGTGCAGGAGAAACCGGACTTCTCGTCATAAAAGAGCCCTGGCCTTCGATGATGAGGGGCGTGTGGGGCAATGACGAAAGATACAGGCAGTACTGGACACAGATAAAGGACTATTACGTAGTAGGCGATCTTGCGGTAAAGGACGATGACGGATACATCCAGATCATAGGAAGATCGGACGATGTTATAATAATCGCAGGCCACAACCTCGGCACCGCCGAGGTCGAATCCGCTCTCGTCGAGCACGAGACTGTTGCCGAAGCTGCTGTCATCGGCATTCCGGACCCGGTAAAAGGCAACATCATC includes these proteins:
- the radC gene encoding RadC family protein — protein: MKSIKEIRDTDRPREKIARLGVENLSDNELIAAIIGRGVTGRDVNAISADIEKLLKEKRGRPSYNEFLAINGIGTTKASQMVAAFELARRYSGKSSYKIEKPGDVLPLVDHLRSKKQEYFICMTLNGAGELIEQRIVTVGLLNHSPVHPREVFADAITDRAASVLFVHNHPSGSPEPSAQDIDITKRLCEAAEILGISILDHIITAKRGYVSFKERGLI
- the acs gene encoding acetate--CoA ligase; amino-acid sequence: MGDYKAAYERFLKDPEKFWSEIASELEWFNEWDNVLEWNHPNAKWFTGAKCNITHNCLDRHLSTEKRNKVALIWRGDDGSERIITYRQLFREVCRFANGLKSLGARKGDRICIYMPNTPEQVIAILACARIGAVHNVVFAGFGMESLHSRIRDSESRFVITSDASFRRGKRIDLKSIVDRAIVHTSVEKVIVHRRTRPRTELYSEIEIDFYDLMKERNYFIEPEVMDSEDPLFILYTSGTTGTAKGILHTCGGYMVGTYYTCKYVLDMKPSDVHWCTADPGWITGHSYIIYGPLLFGTTLLISETTPDYPDPGVWWDMVEDFGVTILYTAPTAIRMFMRHGEKWPEKYNLDSLRILASVGEPLNPEAFEWYYRVIGKSRTPIVDTWWQTETGMHMVTTLVGEEMKPGYVGRPIPGVVADVVDKEGNSKSAGETGLLVIKEPWPSMMRGVWGNDERYRQYWTQIKDYYVVGDLAVKDDDGYIQIIGRSDDVIIIAGHNLGTAEVESALVEHETVAEAAVIGIPDPVKGNIIKAFVILIDGYSGSEKLANELTYHVRMTLGPIAMPAEIKFVDSLPKTRSGKIMRRVLKAQEMGEDPGDLSTMEE